A DNA window from Brassica napus cultivar Da-Ae chromosome C1, Da-Ae, whole genome shotgun sequence contains the following coding sequences:
- the LOC111215175 gene encoding two-component response regulator-like APRR2, with product MVFTSNDISKWENFPKGLRVLLLDCGDGISAAETRSKLESMDYIVTTFTDGTEALSAVIKSLESFHIAIVEVNTSDENESFKFLEAAKDHLPTIMISNDHCITTTMKCIALGAVEFLQKPLSPEKLKNIWQHVVHKAFNDGGTDVSESLKPVKESVVSMLHLDTDMTIDEKDSAPSTPQLKQVSRLLDGGDRQENINSSTEKENMEDQDIGESKSVDTTNHDNNVIVKEEKEDGGTGDMKSEKTDSVKFQKKEDETTKHNNKSTGIKNLSGNKPSRKKVDWTQELHKKFVQAVDQLGVDQAIPSRILELMKVDGLTRHNVASHLQKFRMHRRNILPKEDHNHRWIQSRENHRKIQRQYNGFQQQHRPVMAYPVWGLPGVHPPGAVPPLWPPPLQSSGQLPPWHWRPPYPTVNGNAWGCPVVQPVTGTFTTPPATQLDEEMVDQVVKEAISKPWLPLPLGLKPPSAESVLAELSRQGISAVPSSSSSCPINGSRRLR from the exons ATGGTCTTTACCTCTAACGATATATCAAAATGGGAAAATTTTCCAAAGGGACTTAGAGTCCTTCTCCTCGACTGTGGCGACGGCATATCCGCCGCTGAGACGCGATCAAAGCTTGAGTCCATGGACTATATAG TCACTACGTTCACTGATGGAACCGAAGCTCTCTCTGCGGTTATCAAAAGCCTGGAGAGCTTCCACATTGCAATAGTGGAGGTGAATACAAGTGACGAGAACGAGAGTTTCAAGTTTCTTGAAGCTGCTAAAGACCACCTTCCTACTATAA TGATTTCAAACGATCATTGCATTACAACTACGATGAAGTGCATAGCG CTTGGTGCAGTTGAGTTCCTTCAGAAACCGCTCTCACCGGAGAAACTAAAGAATATTTGGCAGCATGTCGTTCATAAG GCATTTAATGATGGAGGAACTGATGTTTCCGAATCACTCAAGCCTGTTAAAGAATCTGTTGTCTCGATGCTTCATCTCGACACCGATATGACCATTGATGAGAAAGATTCAGCACCATCAACACCGCAACTAAAACAAGTTTCACGGTTACTAGACGGTGGCGATCGTCAAGAGAACATAAACTCCTCCACCGAGAAAGAGAATATGGAAGATCAAGACATCGGTGAATCCAAATCAGTCGACACTACAAATCATGACAACAATGTGATTgtcaaagaagagaaagaagatggtGGAACCGGAGATATGAAAAGCGAGAAGACAGATTCAGTTAAGTTtcagaagaaagaagatgagaCTACTAAACATAACAATAAATCAACCGGGATCAAGAACTTGTCTGGTAACAAACCAAGTCGAAAGAAG gtGGATTGGACACAAGAGCTGCACAAGAAGTTTGTGCAAGCGGTAGACCAACTTGGTGTCGATCAAGCGATACCTTCACGGATTCTTGAACTGATGAAAGTAGACGGCTTAACTCGACACAATGTAGCTAGCCATCTTCAG AAATTTCGGATGCATAGGAGGAATATTCTTCCAAAGGAGGATCATAACCATAGATGGATACAATCCAGAGAGAACCATAGAAAAATCCAACGGCAGTATAATGGTTTTCAGCAACAACACCGTCCTGTAATGGCTTATCCCGTTTGGGGCCTTCCCGGTGTTCATCCGCCTGGAGCAGTTCCGCCTCTGTGGCCGCCGCCACTGCAATCCTCCGGTCAACTACCTCCGTGGCATTGGAGACCACCTTATCCAACG GTAAACGGTAATGCATGGGGTTGTCCGGTTGTACAACCGGTAACCGGAACATTTACTACTCCTCCAGCGACTCAGCTG GATGAGGAAATGGTTGATCAAGTGGTTAAAGAAGCGATCAGCAAACCGTGGCTGCCGTTACCGCTCGGGCTAAAACCACCATCCGCGGAGAGCGTTTTAGCTGAGCTCTCGCGTCAAGGCATCTCAGccgtcccttcttcttcttcctcatgtcCAATCAACGGCTCTCGTCGTCTCCGCTGA